A region of Macrobrachium nipponense isolate FS-2020 chromosome 7, ASM1510439v2, whole genome shotgun sequence DNA encodes the following proteins:
- the LOC135217687 gene encoding deoxyribodipyrimidine photo-lyase-like isoform X2, giving the protein MICIVTDMNHDNWALLFAQRLAMKNKLALHVVYCLVPKFLDTTYRQFQFLLKGLEEVEKECQELCLEFHVLLGEPKSVLPEFVKSHNIGGVVTDFFPLRIPIQWVKDVQKGIPDSIPMCKVDAHNIVPCWQASDKQEYSAKTIRRKINDQLSTYLTKFPPVVKHPYESKFKSEPTDWVKVDRFLEVDRSVVPVEWATPGTNAGLDVLNQFCLKRLRKYAAKSNDPTENALSNLSPWLHFGQVSAQRCALEVRRYRKQLKESTESFLEEIIIRRELTDNYCYYQKDYDNIDGAYAWARTTLNDHRDDKRPYLYSQATLDEARTHDELWNSAQIQLIKEGKMHGYLRMYWAKKILEWTASPEEAITIALYLNDRYNLDGTDPNGYVGVMWSICGIHDQGWKERPIFGKIRYMNYDGCKRKFKIEAFVARYGGKRHKYVPPT; this is encoded by the exons ATGATCTGTATTGTTACAGACATGAATCATG ATAACTGGGCATTGCTCTTTGCTCAGCGATTggctatgaaaaataaactagCACTTCATGTGGTGTACTGTCTTGTCCCCAAGTTCTTGGATACCACATATAGAcagttccagtttcttttaaaag GTCTGGAAGAGGTAGAAAAAGAATGCCAGGAATTGTGTTTAGAATTTCATGTCCTCTTGGGAGAACCAAAATCTGTTCTTCCTGAGTTTGTCAAGAGTCACAACATAGGTGGCGTGGTCACAGACTTTTTTCCTTTGCGAATTCCAATTCAGTGGGTAAAGGATGTTCAGAAAGGTATCCCTGACAGTATTCCAATGTGCAAG GTGGATGCTCATAATATTGTGCCATGCTGGCAGGCTTCTGATAAACAAGAGTACTCTGCTAAAACTATCCGTAGGAAAATTAATGACCAACTTTCAACATATTTGACCAAGTTTCCACCTGTTGTGAAGCACCCTTATGAAAGTAAATTTAAATCTGAG CCTACCGACTGGGTAAAAGTAGACAGATTTTTAGAGGTTGATCGATCAGTGGTACCAGTTGAGTGGGCAACACCAGGGACCAATGCAGGACTTGATGTTCTGAACCAGTTTTGTCTTAAGAGACTTAGAAAATATGCTGCCAAGTCAAATGACCCAACTGAAAATGCTCTAAGTAATCTATCCCCATGGCTACATTTTG GTCAAGTATCAGCCCAAAGATGTGCATTAGAGGTAAGAAGATACAGGAAACAGTTAAAAGAATCCACAGAAAGTTTCCTTGAAGAGATTATAATTAGACGAGAGCTAACTGAcaattactgttattatcaaAAAGATTATGATAATATTGATGGAGCTTATGCATGGGCAAGAACCACGCTCAATGATCACAG AGATGACAAAAGGCCATACTTGTACTCACAGGCAACATTAGATGAAGCCAGAACTCATGATGAACTTTGGAATTCTGCACAG ATCCAGTTGATTAAAGAAGGGAAGATGCATGGCTATTTACGCATGTATTGGGCTAAAAAGATACTGGAGTGGACAGCTAGCCCTGAAGAAGCTATAACTATTGCTTTATATCTCAATGACAGATATAACCTTGATGGCACTGATCCTAATGGATATGTAG gTGTCATGTGGTCTATATGTGGCATACATGATCAAGGATGGAAAGAGAGGCCAATATTTGGGAAAATAAGGTATATGAACTATGATGGTTGCAAAAGGAAGTTCAAAATTGAAGCTTTCGTGGCTCGTTATGGAGGAAAAAGGCACAAATATGTTCCTCCTACTTAG
- the LOC135217687 gene encoding deoxyribodipyrimidine photo-lyase-like isoform X3: MAPTGDEPSSKKQKVDGADLDIVSRVEEERKNVGDNILDFKFNKKRVEMISEASDVPDDSQGIVYWMCRDQRVQDNWALLFAQRLAMKNKLALHVVYCLVPKFLDTTYRQFQFLLKGLEEVEKECQELCLEFHVLLGEPKSVLPEFVKSHNIGGVVTDFFPLRIPIQWVKDVQKGIPDSIPMCKVDAHNIVPCWQASDKQEYSAKTIRRKINDQLSTYLTKFPPVVKHPYESKFKSEPTDWVKVDRFLEVDRSVVPVEWATPGTNAGLDVLNQFCLKRLRKYAAKSNDPTENALSNLSPWLHFGQVSAQRCALEVRRYRKQLKESTESFLEEIIIRRELTDNYCYYQKDYDNIDGAYAWARTTLNDHRDDKRPYLYSQATLDEARTHDELWNSAQVSCGLYVAYMIKDGKRGQYLGK; this comes from the exons ATGGCGCCAACAGGAGATGAACCATCTTCAAAGAAGCAAAAGGTTGATGGAGCTGACTTAGACATCGTGTCACGTgttgaagaggaaagaaagaat GTAGGAGATAACATCTTGGATTTCAAATTCAACAAGAAACGTGTTGAAATGATCAGTGAAGCTTCAGATGTACCTGATGATAGCCAAGGGATTGTGTACTGGATGTGTCGTGATCAGAGGGTGCAAG ATAACTGGGCATTGCTCTTTGCTCAGCGATTggctatgaaaaataaactagCACTTCATGTGGTGTACTGTCTTGTCCCCAAGTTCTTGGATACCACATATAGAcagttccagtttcttttaaaag GTCTGGAAGAGGTAGAAAAAGAATGCCAGGAATTGTGTTTAGAATTTCATGTCCTCTTGGGAGAACCAAAATCTGTTCTTCCTGAGTTTGTCAAGAGTCACAACATAGGTGGCGTGGTCACAGACTTTTTTCCTTTGCGAATTCCAATTCAGTGGGTAAAGGATGTTCAGAAAGGTATCCCTGACAGTATTCCAATGTGCAAG GTGGATGCTCATAATATTGTGCCATGCTGGCAGGCTTCTGATAAACAAGAGTACTCTGCTAAAACTATCCGTAGGAAAATTAATGACCAACTTTCAACATATTTGACCAAGTTTCCACCTGTTGTGAAGCACCCTTATGAAAGTAAATTTAAATCTGAG CCTACCGACTGGGTAAAAGTAGACAGATTTTTAGAGGTTGATCGATCAGTGGTACCAGTTGAGTGGGCAACACCAGGGACCAATGCAGGACTTGATGTTCTGAACCAGTTTTGTCTTAAGAGACTTAGAAAATATGCTGCCAAGTCAAATGACCCAACTGAAAATGCTCTAAGTAATCTATCCCCATGGCTACATTTTG GTCAAGTATCAGCCCAAAGATGTGCATTAGAGGTAAGAAGATACAGGAAACAGTTAAAAGAATCCACAGAAAGTTTCCTTGAAGAGATTATAATTAGACGAGAGCTAACTGAcaattactgttattatcaaAAAGATTATGATAATATTGATGGAGCTTATGCATGGGCAAGAACCACGCTCAATGATCACAG AGATGACAAAAGGCCATACTTGTACTCACAGGCAACATTAGATGAAGCCAGAACTCATGATGAACTTTGGAATTCTGCACAG gTGTCATGTGGTCTATATGTGGCATACATGATCAAGGATGGAAAGAGAGGCCAATATTTGGGAAAATAA
- the LOC135217687 gene encoding deoxyribodipyrimidine photo-lyase-like isoform X1 translates to MAPTGDEPSSKKQKVDGADLDIVSRVEEERKNVGDNILDFKFNKKRVEMISEASDVPDDSQGIVYWMCRDQRVQDNWALLFAQRLAMKNKLALHVVYCLVPKFLDTTYRQFQFLLKGLEEVEKECQELCLEFHVLLGEPKSVLPEFVKSHNIGGVVTDFFPLRIPIQWVKDVQKGIPDSIPMCKVDAHNIVPCWQASDKQEYSAKTIRRKINDQLSTYLTKFPPVVKHPYESKFKSEPTDWVKVDRFLEVDRSVVPVEWATPGTNAGLDVLNQFCLKRLRKYAAKSNDPTENALSNLSPWLHFGQVSAQRCALEVRRYRKQLKESTESFLEEIIIRRELTDNYCYYQKDYDNIDGAYAWARTTLNDHRDDKRPYLYSQATLDEARTHDELWNSAQIQLIKEGKMHGYLRMYWAKKILEWTASPEEAITIALYLNDRYNLDGTDPNGYVGVMWSICGIHDQGWKERPIFGKIRYMNYDGCKRKFKIEAFVARYGGKRHKYVPPT, encoded by the exons ATGGCGCCAACAGGAGATGAACCATCTTCAAAGAAGCAAAAGGTTGATGGAGCTGACTTAGACATCGTGTCACGTgttgaagaggaaagaaagaat GTAGGAGATAACATCTTGGATTTCAAATTCAACAAGAAACGTGTTGAAATGATCAGTGAAGCTTCAGATGTACCTGATGATAGCCAAGGGATTGTGTACTGGATGTGTCGTGATCAGAGGGTGCAAG ATAACTGGGCATTGCTCTTTGCTCAGCGATTggctatgaaaaataaactagCACTTCATGTGGTGTACTGTCTTGTCCCCAAGTTCTTGGATACCACATATAGAcagttccagtttcttttaaaag GTCTGGAAGAGGTAGAAAAAGAATGCCAGGAATTGTGTTTAGAATTTCATGTCCTCTTGGGAGAACCAAAATCTGTTCTTCCTGAGTTTGTCAAGAGTCACAACATAGGTGGCGTGGTCACAGACTTTTTTCCTTTGCGAATTCCAATTCAGTGGGTAAAGGATGTTCAGAAAGGTATCCCTGACAGTATTCCAATGTGCAAG GTGGATGCTCATAATATTGTGCCATGCTGGCAGGCTTCTGATAAACAAGAGTACTCTGCTAAAACTATCCGTAGGAAAATTAATGACCAACTTTCAACATATTTGACCAAGTTTCCACCTGTTGTGAAGCACCCTTATGAAAGTAAATTTAAATCTGAG CCTACCGACTGGGTAAAAGTAGACAGATTTTTAGAGGTTGATCGATCAGTGGTACCAGTTGAGTGGGCAACACCAGGGACCAATGCAGGACTTGATGTTCTGAACCAGTTTTGTCTTAAGAGACTTAGAAAATATGCTGCCAAGTCAAATGACCCAACTGAAAATGCTCTAAGTAATCTATCCCCATGGCTACATTTTG GTCAAGTATCAGCCCAAAGATGTGCATTAGAGGTAAGAAGATACAGGAAACAGTTAAAAGAATCCACAGAAAGTTTCCTTGAAGAGATTATAATTAGACGAGAGCTAACTGAcaattactgttattatcaaAAAGATTATGATAATATTGATGGAGCTTATGCATGGGCAAGAACCACGCTCAATGATCACAG AGATGACAAAAGGCCATACTTGTACTCACAGGCAACATTAGATGAAGCCAGAACTCATGATGAACTTTGGAATTCTGCACAG ATCCAGTTGATTAAAGAAGGGAAGATGCATGGCTATTTACGCATGTATTGGGCTAAAAAGATACTGGAGTGGACAGCTAGCCCTGAAGAAGCTATAACTATTGCTTTATATCTCAATGACAGATATAACCTTGATGGCACTGATCCTAATGGATATGTAG gTGTCATGTGGTCTATATGTGGCATACATGATCAAGGATGGAAAGAGAGGCCAATATTTGGGAAAATAAGGTATATGAACTATGATGGTTGCAAAAGGAAGTTCAAAATTGAAGCTTTCGTGGCTCGTTATGGAGGAAAAAGGCACAAATATGTTCCTCCTACTTAG